Part of the Nitrospirota bacterium genome, AGGCAATACGGTATCAAAATGGCCGGGCAACAGAGGAAGATATTCCGGCTACGTTTAAGTCCGAAGCTGAAGAGCACCGCAGGAAGCTTGTAGAGAGAATAGCAGAATGTGACGATGCCCTTCTCGAAAAGTATCTGGAAGGTGGAGAATTAACCATAGATGACATACAAAAGTGGCTAAGAGAGGGCTCCATTACAAGGAGATTCATTCCAGTAGTATGTGGGTCTGCAACTAAAAACATGGGGGTTCATCAGCTCTTTGATGCAATACTTTTATGTCTTCCTTCCCCTGTTGAAAAATCAAAGATAACACCGATTAACGGTAAAAACCCTAAAACCAGCCATGAAATTGAGCGAAGGCCTTTAGAAAATGAGCCCTTTTCTGCCAAGGTTTTCAAAACAATAGCTGACCCCTTTGCTGGCAAATTAAGTCTTTTCAGGGTCTTCTCAGGAGTTCTTAAAGCAGATTATACTGTTTATAACTCTACCCGTGACAGTAAAGAGAGGATTGGCCAGATTTTTTACCTTATGGGTAAAAAACAGATTCCAGCCCAGAAGGTTGGCCCTGGCGAGATAGCAGCAGTTGCAAAACTCAAGGACACCCTTACAGGCGACACCCTGACTGATGAAGGCAATCCCATACAGTTTGAGCCAATTAAATTCTCCGACCCTGTGATTTCTTTTGCTATTGCACCGAAGAGCAGAGGAGATGAAGAAAAGGTCAGCACAGGACTGCAAAGGATGCTTGAAGAAGATCCGGCCCTTAAATTCCACAGGGATGATGAGACCAAAGAAATGATTCTTTCAGGGATGGGGCAGGTGCATCTTGAGGTTACCCTTGAGAGGTTAAAAAGGAAATTCGGGGTTGAGGTTTTAATGAAGACCCCTAAAATCCCTTACAGAGAAACAATACGGTCTACGGCAAAGGCCCAGGGTAGATATAAAAAACAATCGGGAGGAAGAGGCCAGTATGGAGACTGCTGGATAACAATTGAGCCGCTTGAGCGAGGTACAGGTTTTGAATTTGTAAATAAAATAGTCGGGGGGGTGATACCGAAGCAATACATACCTGCTGTTGAAAAGGGTGTCATTGAAGCTATGCACGAAGGTGTGCTCGCTGGCTACCCTGTTGTAGATGCCAGGGTTACACTTTATGACGGCTCATATCATACAGTTGACTCCTCTGAACTTGCCTTTAAGATTGCAGGCTCCCTGGCGATAAAGAAAGCTGTGCCTGAGGCAAAGCCAACCCTCCTTGAACCGATAATGAAGATAGAAGTTATTGTTCCTGACGATTTTCTTGGAAACGTAATAGGTGATATCAATGGGAAACGGGGCAAGGTTCAGGGCGTTGAGCCATATTCTGGAGGCAACCAGAAAATCATGGCCCTTGTCCCGATGGCTGAAATGCTTACCTATGCAAACCAGCTCAATTCTTTAACCAGCGGCCGCGGCATCTATTCTATGGAGTTTTCCCATTATGAAGAAGTGCCTGCACATCTCAGCCAGAAGATTATAGCAGAGAGGGCAACTTTGAAGAAAGAAAAGACAGAGGAAAAGTAAAGATTTGCAAAATACTGAAACTTATGATATAAGCAAAACAGGAAGGAGTAGAACTTGGTAAATCAAATTCTTTTTGTGTTAATAACGATTGCCTTTTTAATTATGGTAGCATTCCTTATTCCAACAATTATCCAGTTAAGAAGAACTGCAAAGACTATAGATGAGTTCTTAAAAACCACCCAGCAGTCTTTAAAGCCACTTCTCGACAACCTTGATGGGACAGTTCAGACCACCAATAAGATAGCGCATGGGATTGAGGATTCCATTAGAAATATAAGGGATTTCGCACAGGCTGTAGGAAACATAGGGCGTCTGCTTAATGATATAAATAGACTGCTCAAAGGCACTGGTGCGTCTTTTGCGATTAAAACCGCAAGTCTTGGCGTTGCAATAAAGACTGCCCTCGGCGTTTTGGTCAAGGGTATTTTGAAAGGAGGCAAGTAATGAGTGAAGAAAGAGGTTTTTCCACAGGGAGCGTCTTTTTAGCATTCCTTATAGGAGGCGCAGTTGGTGCTGGTCTTGCATTATTGATGGCTCCACAGTCTGGCCGCGAAACCAGGCAGAAGATCAGAGAATTAACAGAGGACGTGAGAGAGAGAGCTGCTGATTATGCTCATCAGGTCAAAGGGAAAGTAGAGTCCACAGTAGAGAAGGGGAGAGGCTATGTTGATGAGAAAAAATCTTTAATTTCAACAGCAGTTGAGGCCGGGAAAGAGGCATATGAGAAGGAAAAAGAAAAGCTCTCTAAGGAACGGCAGGCTTAGCATCACTTTCGAATACAAAGAGACCGTTTAACCACAGAGGCACAGAGATATAAATTGGGAAATGAGAAATAGGAAATGGGAAGTTATGACTTCACTTCTTACTTCCTACTTCTCAGTTCTCAGTTCATTTTTTTCTCTGTAAACTCTGTGGTTAATGCATTTTCTGAGTTAAAATGTTGCCTCGAGAGAATTACCGGGGATATGCTGAATGAGACGCCTGAAATGGATTTTATCATCTATTTTTGTTCTCATTATAGTACTTGCATATATTTTATATCCCACAGATGAGAAGAGAATAAAAAAGGTTATAAATAGCGGGCAAAAGGCTATTGAGGCAGAAGACATTGATGGCCTTATGAAATATATTTCTTACAATTATCGGGATGATTATGGAAATGGTTATCTCCAGATAAAAACAATATTTCAGCATGTGTTCAAACACCTGAATGATATTGAAATTGAAAGGGATGCCCTGCGGATTACTGTCAACAATGACAGGGCAGAGGCTGAGTTCAATGTAAGGGTCATTGCCTCAGAAGGACAGGACAGGGGTTATATCCTGGGAGAGGCAGGCAGGGCTCAAAACATAAAGGTATCTCTGGAGAAGTCGCTTAATAAATGGCTGATAATGAGGGTTGAGGGAGTAAGGCTCGGCACGAGTCTCTGACCAGGTTTATAATTTTTTACATTTTGACATGTATTTTTAATTTTTATAGGTGTAAGGTATAGTTATAGTTTCCAATTTGCGGGTTCAGGTTGCAAACCTGAACCCGCGAGGGAAGACCCCAAAAGCTTACAAATAGTCGTCATTCCCGCGCAGGCAGGAATCCAGAAGAAGGCATGGGAACTGGATTCCTGCTCCCTGCTTACGACATGCAGGGACAAGCTTCGCAGGAATGACGTAAGTGACACGAATACATAAGCGGTAGTCGTGTTAATTTATATGCCTTTACGCAGGATTCAGTTTTAAATATATGAAAAAAGGTTTATAACTTTAATTTTCCCCGGGAGGTGTATTATGCTTGTAGAGTTCAGTATAGTCCCGATAGGGGTGGGAAGCAGTATCGGAGATCAGCTGGCAGAGGTGCTGAAGATCGTGGATACCAGTGGAATGCCTTATAAGGTAAACCCTATGGGTACGGTTGTGGAGGGCGAGTGGGATGCAGTTATGGGCCTTATTCAGAAATGCCACAAACGCATGATGGAACTGTGTGACAGGGCTATAACAACAATTTCAATTGACGATAGAAAAGGCAAGCCGAGCAGGCTTAATGAGAAGGTTGCATCAGTAGAGAGGAGGATAGGGAAGCCTTTAAGGAAATAGCATTTAGAGAGGAGGGTTCTAATGACTGAAAAGATTACCCTGAGTGTAATAAAGGCCGATGTAGGTGGATATGTTGGCCACACATGCGTCCATCCGGATATTCTTGAGGCTGCGAGGGATAAGCTTTCATTTGCGGTTGAAAAGGGTCTGCTGATTGATGGCCATGTCACCCGTTGCGGTGATGACCTTGAACTGATAATGACCCACAAAAAAGGCATAGATAATTCCGATATCCATAAGTTTTCATGGAATGTATTTCTTGAATGTACAGAAATAGCTAAAAAACTTAAACTCTACGGAGCTGGCCAGGACATATTAAGCGATTCCTTCACCGGGTCAGTTAAAGGGATGGGCCCCGGGGTTGCTGAGATGGAGTTTACAGAACGTAAAAGTGAGCCAATAATTATCTTTATGGCTGATAAGACCTCACCTGGCGCCTGGAATTTACCGCTTTATCAGATGTATGCAGATCCCTTTAACACAGCAGGGCTGGTTATAGATCCCTCAATGCATGAAGGTTTCAAATTCGAGGTTCTTGATGTATTCGAGCACAAAAGAATTTTCCTCTCATGCCCGGACGAAATGTATGACCTTCTCATGTTTATTGGAGCAATGAGGAGGTTCATGATAAAAAATGTTTACAGGAAAGACGGAGAAATCGCAGCATCTGCTTCAACACAGAAATTGAGCCTGATAGCAGGCCACTATGTAGGCAAAGATGACCCCGTCCTTGTTGTGAGATGTCAGGCAGGCTTTCCAGCAGTAGGTGAAGCATTAGAACCATTTGCCTTCTCACACCTTGTTGAGGGCTGGATGAGAGGCTCTCACCACGGCCCGCTTATGCCTGTTGCCTTTTATGAGGCTAACCCATCGAGGTTTGACGGCCCACCGAGGGTCATTGCAGCAGGTTTTCAGATTACTCACGGGAAACTCTTAGGCCCGCGTGATCTCTTTGACGACCCCGCCTTTGATGATGCAAGGAAAAAGGCCAATGAAGTAGCAAACTACCTCAGGCATCATGGCCCCTTCGAGCCCCACAGGCTTGGACTTGAAGACATGGAATATACGACAATGCCTCAGTTAATGAAGAAGTTAGAGGCACGGTGGGAAAAAGAGGGATAGTTTCTATGTCAAGACATATCGGCCTTGATGCAGGTTCTGTTAGCGTAAAACTTGCGGTTTTAGATACTGCTGGAAATATTCTTGAGACCAGATACAAGAGGCATAAAGGAAGGCCCCTCGAAACTGCCCTGGAACTCTTGATTGAAACTCGTAACCGAGCAGATTCCCTGAGCATTACTGGTTCAGCGGGTAAACTCATTGCAAATGCCCTGGGCCTCGAGCCCATCAATGAGGTAATAGCTCAAGCACATGCTACAAGAAATCTCTACCCCGAGGTCAGGAGTATTATTGAAATGGGTGGCGAAGACTCCAAGCTGATTGTCCTCGAGGATGGAAAGCTAAAAGAGTTTTCCATGAATTCTGTGTGCGCTGCTGGAACAGGCTCCTTTCTCGACCAGCAGGCAGAGAGGCTCGGGCTTACCATAGAGGAGTTTGGCGAGCTATCTTTAAAGTCTGAGACACCTCCGAGAATTGCCGGCAGATGCAGCGTTTTTGCGAAATCTGACATGATACACCTTCAGCAGATAGCAACCCCTGTGGAAGATATAGTGGCTGGCCTTTGTTTTGCCGTTGCAAGAAATTTTAAAGGCAGTATCTGTAAGAGTATTAAATTGCCTGAAACAGTAAGCTTTCAGGGAGGAGTTGCCGCAAATAGAGGCATGATAAGGGCGTTCAGAGAGGTCTTCGGTCTAAATGAGCTTTTGATACCAGAGCATTTTGCACTGATGGGTGCAATAGGTGCTGCCCTCAAAGATATGGAACAAGATGCTATCAGGCCTTATACGATTGAGAGATTAAAAAAATTTATTTCTGATTACAAGCATGAAGAGGCAGGGCACAGGCCTCTTTGCACGCACATCGAAGATTTTCAGAAAAGACACCTTGTATCATACCCGATTCATGTCGTGAATAAACAAGGGCGAGTAAATGCTTATTTAGGCATAGATGTGGGCTCCATAAGTACAAACCTTGCTGTTATAGATGAAGAAGGAAGACTCCTCTCAAAGAGATACCTGATGACAGCAGGCAGACCTATCGAAGCTGTGAGACAGGGGCTTAAGGAAGTAGGGGAGGAAATTGGAGATAAAGTAGAAATCCTCGGAGTGGGAACTACTGGTTCTGGCAGATATATGATTGCAGATTTCGTTGGGGCTGATATAGTTAAAAATGAGATTACAGCGCAGGCCACAGCAGCCATTGAGATAGACCCCGCAGTGGATACCATTTTTGAGATAGGAGGCCAGGATTCAAAATATATTTCCCTGAGAGACGGCATTATTGTTGATTTTGAAATGAATAAGGCATGCGCTGCTGGAACGGGCTCTTTTCTTGAAGAGCAGGCCGAAAAACTTGATATTTCAATAAAGGGAGATTTTGAACGTCTGGCCTTTGCTTCAGACTATCCATGCTCTCTCGGTGAAAGATGCACGGTCTTTATGGAGAACTCCCTCCTGGCAAGGCAGCAGAGGGGCGCATCCAAAAAAGACCTGGTGGCCGGACTCTCTTATTCGATTGTCCAGAATTACATAAACAGGGTAGTCGGTGATAAGAGAATCGGTGAGAAAATATTCTTTCAGGGCGGTGTAGCCTTTAACAAATCAGTTGTTGCTGCCTTTGAGAATTATCTTCAAAAGAAAATTATTGTGCCGCCTCATCATGATGTTACCGGCGCCATCGGTATGTCCCTTATTGCGATGAGACACATGAAAAGTCAGGGGTCAGGGGTCAGGAGTCAGGAGTCAGAAAAAGATAAAAGACTCACGACTCACGACTCACGACTCACGACTTTTAAAGGTTTTGACCTTTCAAAGAGGCCTTATGAAATAACCTCCCTTGGGTGTAAAGGTTGTGAAAACCTCTGTGAGATAAACCAGGTTAAGATTTCAGGAGAAAAAGAAGCGCTATTTTATGGAAGCAGATGTGAAAAATACGATATAAGACGCAGAGAAAAAACAGAAAAGTCCGACCTGTTTGTGGAAAGAGAAAGCCTCCTTGAAAAAGCGCACAACCAATATAAGGACAGGCTTTCCCGAAGCATCGGGATCAAGGCGAAAATCGGCATACCGAGGATTTTCTTTTTTAAGGAAAGTTTGCCTTTCTGGAGCACTCTCTTGTGGGAACTTGACTTTGAGGTAGAGTTATCATCTAAAACCAACAGACAGATTGTTAATAAAGGCGCTGAGGCAGTGCTTGCTGAGAGTTGTTTTCCTGTTAAAGTTGCTCATGGCCATATAATGGATCTGATAGAAAAGGGTCCTGATGCTATTTTAATACCGAGCTTTATCAATCTTAATACCCCAGGTGAGCCCTTCAAGCGCGGCTTTTCCTGCCCATACGTCCAGACAATGCCATATGTTGCGAGAGTTGCATTCGCTGATGCGAAAATACTAAGCCCTGTTATTAATTTTGAACTTGGCAAAGATTTTCTACTCAAACAATTGTATAAAACCTTAAAGGTATTTAAAGTCTCAATGAACGAGATTAAAAATGCATGCAATAAGGCCGAAGAAGCACAGAAAGAATTCATATCTTCGATAAAGAACCTGGGGAGAGAAGTCTTGCAGACCATCAA contains:
- a CDS encoding MTH1187 family thiamine-binding protein — its product is MLVEFSIVPIGVGSSIGDQLAEVLKIVDTSGMPYKVNPMGTVVEGEWDAVMGLIQKCHKRMMELCDRAITTISIDDRKGKPSRLNEKVASVERRIGKPLRK
- the fusA gene encoding elongation factor G, producing MVNFDAEKIRNVAIIAHGGAGKTSLVEAMLFDAKATDRIGKVEDGNTVTDYEPEEVNRKISILSAIAFCNWNGYRINLIDTPGYTNFIEDTKGCLSVVDGAVVIVSALSGVKAETEKVWQYACQYEIPRIVFINKMDRENADFYMAVGELEKSYDTPAIPLQIPMGSGESFAGLIDLLGMKAIRYQNGRATEEDIPATFKSEAEEHRRKLVERIAECDDALLEKYLEGGELTIDDIQKWLREGSITRRFIPVVCGSATKNMGVHQLFDAILLCLPSPVEKSKITPINGKNPKTSHEIERRPLENEPFSAKVFKTIADPFAGKLSLFRVFSGVLKADYTVYNSTRDSKERIGQIFYLMGKKQIPAQKVGPGEIAAVAKLKDTLTGDTLTDEGNPIQFEPIKFSDPVISFAIAPKSRGDEEKVSTGLQRMLEEDPALKFHRDDETKEMILSGMGQVHLEVTLERLKRKFGVEVLMKTPKIPYRETIRSTAKAQGRYKKQSGGRGQYGDCWITIEPLERGTGFEFVNKIVGGVIPKQYIPAVEKGVIEAMHEGVLAGYPVVDARVTLYDGSYHTVDSSELAFKIAGSLAIKKAVPEAKPTLLEPIMKIEVIVPDDFLGNVIGDINGKRGKVQGVEPYSGGNQKIMALVPMAEMLTYANQLNSLTSGRGIYSMEFSHYEEVPAHLSQKIIAERATLKKEKTEEK
- a CDS encoding fructose 1,6-bisphosphatase, with amino-acid sequence MTEKITLSVIKADVGGYVGHTCVHPDILEAARDKLSFAVEKGLLIDGHVTRCGDDLELIMTHKKGIDNSDIHKFSWNVFLECTEIAKKLKLYGAGQDILSDSFTGSVKGMGPGVAEMEFTERKSEPIIIFMADKTSPGAWNLPLYQMYADPFNTAGLVIDPSMHEGFKFEVLDVFEHKRIFLSCPDEMYDLLMFIGAMRRFMIKNVYRKDGEIAASASTQKLSLIAGHYVGKDDPVLVVRCQAGFPAVGEALEPFAFSHLVEGWMRGSHHGPLMPVAFYEANPSRFDGPPRVIAAGFQITHGKLLGPRDLFDDPAFDDARKKANEVANYLRHHGPFEPHRLGLEDMEYTTMPQLMKKLEARWEKEG
- a CDS encoding DUF948 domain-containing protein — encoded protein: MVNQILFVLITIAFLIMVAFLIPTIIQLRRTAKTIDEFLKTTQQSLKPLLDNLDGTVQTTNKIAHGIEDSIRNIRDFAQAVGNIGRLLNDINRLLKGTGASFAIKTASLGVAIKTALGVLVKGILKGGK
- a CDS encoding CoA protein activase, with the translated sequence MSRHIGLDAGSVSVKLAVLDTAGNILETRYKRHKGRPLETALELLIETRNRADSLSITGSAGKLIANALGLEPINEVIAQAHATRNLYPEVRSIIEMGGEDSKLIVLEDGKLKEFSMNSVCAAGTGSFLDQQAERLGLTIEEFGELSLKSETPPRIAGRCSVFAKSDMIHLQQIATPVEDIVAGLCFAVARNFKGSICKSIKLPETVSFQGGVAANRGMIRAFREVFGLNELLIPEHFALMGAIGAALKDMEQDAIRPYTIERLKKFISDYKHEEAGHRPLCTHIEDFQKRHLVSYPIHVVNKQGRVNAYLGIDVGSISTNLAVIDEEGRLLSKRYLMTAGRPIEAVRQGLKEVGEEIGDKVEILGVGTTGSGRYMIADFVGADIVKNEITAQATAAIEIDPAVDTIFEIGGQDSKYISLRDGIIVDFEMNKACAAGTGSFLEEQAEKLDISIKGDFERLAFASDYPCSLGERCTVFMENSLLARQQRGASKKDLVAGLSYSIVQNYINRVVGDKRIGEKIFFQGGVAFNKSVVAAFENYLQKKIIVPPHHDVTGAIGMSLIAMRHMKSQGSGVRSQESEKDKRLTTHDSRLTTFKGFDLSKRPYEITSLGCKGCENLCEINQVKISGEKEALFYGSRCEKYDIRRREKTEKSDLFVERESLLEKAHNQYKDRLSRSIGIKAKIGIPRIFFFKESLPFWSTLLWELDFEVELSSKTNRQIVNKGAEAVLAESCFPVKVAHGHIMDLIEKGPDAILIPSFINLNTPGEPFKRGFSCPYVQTMPYVARVAFADAKILSPVINFELGKDFLLKQLYKTLKVFKVSMNEIKNACNKAEEAQKEFISSIKNLGREVLQTINDKTIVIIGRPYNAFDPGVNLDIPRKLMNLGILSIPMDFLPIEEININKNWPNMYWRSGQKILAAAEIIRENPNLFALYIGNFSCGPDSFIHRFFKESMGGKPFLHIEIDEHSADAGVITRCEAFLDSINSMKEIPRRHPKKARAISLTANSSNKIVYIPRMSDHAFGLAAAFESCGLDAEVMDAPDAETIKIGRRHVSGKECYPCAITTGDMVKKAQGRDFDPGRAAFFMPSGTGPCRFGQYNVLHRLVLDEIGHPDVPIFSPNQDSSFYKELGIVGKDFTKKAWMGIMAIELAIKCLHETRPYEISRGESDETYREYLIKIPRTVKSQNGAFYELLTEMRNSFARISKTKDTKPIIGIIGEIFVRHNAFSNEDIVRKVEALGCEVWLAPVEEWLYYVNLMALQKALIKKDISDIITILITRFFQNARDYRKRPFERIEKQY
- a CDS encoding YtxH domain-containing protein, with the translated sequence MSEERGFSTGSVFLAFLIGGAVGAGLALLMAPQSGRETRQKIRELTEDVRERAADYAHQVKGKVESTVEKGRGYVDEKKSLISTAVEAGKEAYEKEKEKLSKERQA